The Hypanus sabinus isolate sHypSab1 chromosome 1, sHypSab1.hap1, whole genome shotgun sequence genome contains a region encoding:
- the LOC132401565 gene encoding general transcription factor II-I repeat domain-containing protein 2A-like has translation MRKVDLSKNHFQKWMKSGKSTTYASYIAAQEIVRHGKQFTDGEYIKESFIKISEHLFTDFKNKSEIVQKIRDMPLSAKTVKDRTIKMAEDITRQQIKDINSAVAYSIACDESKDKGDIEQIALFCRYVNSAGPQEELIELIPLKDQTRGEDICEAVLNCLRAKGIKTTHLVSVATDGAPNMTGTHKGFVALLQKSLDRKLLTFHCILHQEALCAQTFPPECTEVMDVVIQIVNKIMAKSLNHRQFRLLLDELESAYSDLLLHNKVRWLSKGEVLKRFVACLEEVKTFLGSKGLTFPELEQPEWLEKLHFMVDMTAHLNTLNTALQGKGRTALHMLEDVLAFERKLTVLARDLQKGTLSHFPNLREFKQGHDMIISEYLHSAIIAMQTSFGKRFCEFREEKNTLSFPVTPLSIDPSLLNTTALAGVSQPDLEMELADIADKDIWVSKFRRLTADLEDVARQKAVLAQNHKWSDIENLPKPDKLVFETWNAMPDIYVNMKKYALGVLSIFGSTYVCEQVFSNMNFIKNKHRARLTDDSLRSCVKMKVMSYSPDVQTLCAEVQEQKSH, from the coding sequence atgcggaaggttgatctgagcaaaaatcatttccagaaatggatgaagtctggaaaatcaacgacatacgccagttatattgccgctcaggaaatagtcaggcacgggaagcagtttacagatggtgaatatataaaagaatctttcattaagatttcagaacatctattcacggactttaaaaacaagagtgaaattgtgcagaaaatcagggatatgcccctctctgcaaagactgtcaaagacagaaccataaaaatggcagaagacatcacaagacagcaaattaaagacatcaattcagctgtggcctactcgattgcctgtgacgagtctaaagacaaaggtgatattgaacaaatagcgttgttctgccggtatgtaaactctgccgggccacaggaagaactgattgagttgatacctctaaaagaccaaacacggggggaggacatctgtgaggctgtcttgaattgtttaagagccaaaggaataaagaccacccatctggtgtcagtagctactgatggggcaccgaatatgacgggaacgcacaagggatttgtggctttactgcagaagtcgctggacagaaagctgctgacttttcactgcatcttgcaccaagaggcactgtgcgctcaaacatttcctccggaatgcacagaagtaatggatgttgtcattcagattgtcaataaaataatggcaaaaagtttaaatcaccgtcaattccgtttgttactggacgagctggaaagcgcatattctgatctcctgctgcacaacaaagtccggtggctgtccaaaggggaggtgctgaaacgctttgtcgcgtgtctggaagaagtgaaaactttcctgggcagcaaagggctcacctttcctgagctggaacagccagagtggctggaaaagctacacttcatggtagacatgacagcgcacctgaacacgctgaacacagctcttcaggggaaaggacgcacagccctgcacatgttggaggatgttttggcattcgagcgcaagttgacagtgcttgccagagatttacagaaaggcactttgtctcacttccccaatttgagagagttcaaacaaggtcacgacatgataatttcggagtatttacattctgcaatcatcgcaatgcaaacatcgtttgggaaacgcttctgtgagttcagagaggaaaaaaacacattatccttcccggtcactcccttaagcatcgatccttccctactgaatacgactgcattggcaggtgtgagtcaacctgatcttgagatggaactggccgacatagccgacaaagacatatgggtgtccaagtttagacgcttgacagcagaccttgaagatgttgcccgtcagaaggccgttcttgctcagaatcacaaatggagtgatattgaaaaccttccaaaaccggacaaacttgtgttcgaaacatggaatgctatgcccgacatttatgtaaacatgaaaaagtatgcgcttggagtcctgtcgatctttggatccacatatgtatgtgagcaggtgttctccaacatgaactttattaaaaacaaacatcgcgcacgcctcacagatgacagcttgcgatcctgtgtaaagatgaaggtgatgtcatacagccctgatgtgcagacgctgtgcgctgaggtccaggagcagaaatcccattaa